A region of Pseudomonas putida DNA encodes the following proteins:
- a CDS encoding DUF1120 domain-containing protein — translation MSIKQWIVLTAALSSSSVALATTTDIIVTGVIKPGACTPSLSGGGVFDFGVITPDQLAQLRQTQFRSPTQQLNVNCDAPTRFALRAIDNRAGSASWTEGDPRAFGLGLNDGQRIGTYFIQTLANSYIADGSSSVRRLVTSDSGATWQPDSNTSFSHIYNGSEGRFHGFAVGAEVPTAIRHLSADLQIDMRVNGLAALSLADDIHIDGASTLEVTYL, via the coding sequence ATGAGCATCAAACAGTGGATTGTCCTTACGGCGGCCTTGAGTTCAAGTAGCGTTGCGCTTGCGACCACGACCGACATCATCGTCACCGGGGTTATCAAACCGGGGGCCTGCACGCCGTCATTGAGTGGGGGTGGAGTTTTTGATTTCGGCGTCATTACGCCCGACCAGCTTGCCCAGTTACGTCAAACGCAGTTCAGGTCGCCGACTCAGCAATTGAACGTGAACTGTGATGCGCCTACCCGGTTCGCCTTGCGTGCTATCGACAACCGTGCTGGCAGTGCGAGCTGGACCGAAGGCGACCCCCGTGCCTTCGGCCTGGGGCTAAACGATGGGCAACGGATCGGTACGTACTTCATACAAACCCTAGCCAACAGCTATATCGCCGATGGCAGCAGCTCAGTACGGCGACTGGTTACCTCGGACAGTGGCGCCACCTGGCAGCCTGATAGCAACACTTCGTTTTCCCACATCTATAACGGTAGTGAGGGCCGATTTCATGGCTTTGCGGTAGGCGCTGAAGTCCCTACTGCCATTCGCCATTTGAGTGCAGATCTGCAAATCGACATGCGTGTAAATGGTTTGGCCGCTCTCTCTCTGGCGGACGATATCCACATCGATGGCGCTTCGACCCTCGAAGTAACCTACCTCTAG
- a CDS encoding fimbria/pilus chaperone family protein, translating into MSLPTSLSLCLCAMLMAAAGAVHADGMIPETSVVIVNEADGEASITVRNDDPFPALLLVTLQNVPEDEEPLLFLTQPVWRVEAGQEQRVRFLLRSGVPLQTQRLKRVVFEGVRQQPGGSNEVARVGVSVRQNLPVIIHPKGLARHRSPWEGLQWRVGPETLQVKNPTPYVVRLAQEVRLMPGNQPGYLPRTYVLPGESLDVRLASPIDAGTDQVRLFPATVYGYAVDDFHAPVLRGDQ; encoded by the coding sequence ATGAGTTTGCCAACGAGTTTGTCACTTTGTCTGTGCGCCATGCTGATGGCCGCCGCCGGTGCGGTGCATGCCGATGGCATGATCCCTGAGACTTCCGTGGTGATCGTCAATGAGGCCGATGGCGAGGCGTCGATCACCGTGCGCAACGACGACCCATTCCCTGCGCTGTTGTTGGTGACGCTGCAGAACGTACCCGAAGACGAGGAACCGCTGCTGTTTCTGACTCAGCCTGTATGGCGTGTGGAGGCCGGCCAGGAACAGCGCGTGCGGTTTTTGCTGCGTTCAGGCGTGCCCCTGCAGACACAGCGGCTGAAACGCGTGGTATTCGAAGGCGTACGCCAGCAACCGGGCGGCAGCAACGAGGTGGCCCGTGTTGGCGTAAGCGTGCGGCAAAACTTGCCGGTGATCATTCACCCCAAGGGCCTTGCGCGCCATCGTTCCCCCTGGGAGGGCTTGCAGTGGCGCGTTGGTCCAGAGACGTTGCAGGTCAAAAACCCCACGCCCTACGTGGTACGCCTGGCCCAGGAAGTCAGGCTGATGCCGGGCAACCAGCCGGGATACCTGCCGCGGACCTACGTGCTGCCCGGTGAGTCGCTCGACGTGCGGCTGGCGTCGCCAATCGACGCAGGCACCGATCAGGTTCGCTTGTTCCCCGCCACGGTCTACGGCTACGCGGTTGACGATTTCCATGCCCCGGTACTCAGGGGCGATCAGTGA
- the plsB gene encoding glycerol-3-phosphate 1-O-acyltransferase PlsB encodes MTRSPLRRLIFGALRRLLYLWVRSETINQSSLTLKLDRSRPVFYALPSPSLTDLAVLDRECTKAGLPRPVLPVAVGTLHEPAGFFYLTPDPDWLGRQDKSGAPPTLERLVAAVTQHAEEDAQIIPVSVFWGQSPASESSPWKLLFADSWAVTGRLRRLLTVLILGRKTRVQFSAPIHLRELVQHNKGHERTVRMAQRLMRVHFRNLKTAVIGPDISHRRNLVKGLVHAPQVRQAISDEAEREGIPLAKAEAQALRYGNEIASDYTYTAIRFLEVVLSWFWNKIYDGIKVNHIEQVQGIAPGHEVIYVPCHRSHIDYLLLSYLLFRNGLTPPHVAAGINLNMPVVGSLLRRGGAFFMRRTFKGNPLYTAVFNEYLHTLFSKGFPVEYFVEGGRSRTGRMLQPRTGMLAITLRSFLRSSRTPIVFVPVYIGYERVLEGRTYLGELRGASKKKESIFDIFKVFSALKQRFGQVYVNFGEPIRLAGFLDEQQPGWREQEHGPQFRPAWLNETTTRLGETVARRLNEAAAINPVNLVALALLSTSRHALDERALSRVLDLYLALLRKVPYSPHTTLPEGDGLALIEHVKGMKLLAEQKDALGRILYLDEADAVLMTYYRNNVLHIFALPALLASFFLSSSRMSRELLGQYVKALYPYLQTELFLRWTPEQLDEVIDQWLAALVEQGLLRQENDMYLRPAPSSRPFVLLTLLARNITQTLQRFYMATSLLLNSGQHTLSAEELEDLCVMMAQRLSILHGLNAPEFFDKALFRHFIQTLIEQGVLQADAQGKLGYHDKLAELAEGVAKRVLSAELRLSIRQVALHRDDSLETSTL; translated from the coding sequence ATGACCCGTTCCCCCCTGCGCCGCCTGATCTTCGGCGCCCTGCGTCGCCTGTTGTACCTGTGGGTGCGCTCCGAGACCATCAACCAGTCGTCGCTGACGCTCAAGCTCGACCGCAGCCGCCCGGTGTTCTATGCCCTGCCCTCGCCCTCGTTGACCGACCTGGCGGTACTCGACCGCGAATGCACCAAAGCAGGGCTGCCACGCCCCGTGCTGCCGGTCGCTGTGGGCACCCTGCACGAGCCGGCCGGGTTCTTCTACCTGACACCCGACCCCGATTGGCTAGGCCGTCAGGACAAAAGCGGTGCCCCACCCACCCTAGAACGCCTGGTCGCGGCCGTGACCCAGCATGCCGAGGAAGATGCGCAGATCATCCCGGTGAGCGTGTTCTGGGGCCAGAGCCCGGCCAGTGAGTCCAGCCCGTGGAAGTTGCTGTTCGCCGACAGCTGGGCAGTCACCGGGCGCCTGCGCCGGCTACTGACCGTGCTGATTCTGGGGCGCAAGACCCGGGTACAGTTCTCCGCACCCATCCACCTGCGTGAACTCGTGCAGCACAACAAAGGCCATGAGCGCACCGTGCGCATGGCCCAGCGCCTGATGCGCGTGCACTTCCGTAACCTCAAGACGGCAGTGATCGGCCCGGACATCTCGCACCGACGCAACCTGGTCAAGGGCCTGGTGCATGCGCCACAAGTGCGCCAAGCCATCAGCGACGAGGCCGAGCGCGAGGGCATCCCACTGGCCAAGGCCGAGGCCCAAGCGCTGCGCTATGGCAATGAAATCGCCTCGGACTACACCTACACCGCGATCCGCTTCCTCGAAGTGGTACTGAGCTGGTTCTGGAACAAGATCTACGACGGCATCAAGGTCAACCACATCGAGCAGGTGCAAGGCATCGCCCCTGGCCACGAAGTGATCTACGTACCCTGCCACCGTAGCCATATCGATTACTTGCTGCTGTCGTACCTGCTGTTCCGCAATGGCCTCACCCCTCCACACGTGGCTGCCGGCATCAACCTCAACATGCCGGTGGTCGGCAGCCTGCTACGCCGGGGCGGGGCCTTTTTCATGCGCCGCACCTTCAAGGGCAACCCGCTCTATACCGCCGTGTTCAACGAATACCTGCACACGTTGTTCAGCAAAGGGTTCCCAGTGGAGTACTTCGTCGAAGGCGGCCGCTCGCGTACCGGGCGCATGCTGCAACCGCGCACCGGCATGCTGGCGATCACCTTGCGCAGCTTCTTGCGCTCATCACGCACGCCTATCGTCTTTGTGCCGGTGTACATCGGCTATGAGCGCGTACTCGAAGGCCGCACCTACCTGGGCGAATTGCGCGGCGCGAGCAAGAAGAAGGAATCGATCTTCGACATCTTCAAGGTCTTCAGTGCGCTCAAACAGCGGTTCGGCCAGGTCTACGTCAACTTCGGCGAGCCCATCCGCCTGGCCGGTTTCCTCGACGAACAGCAACCCGGCTGGCGTGAGCAAGAGCACGGCCCACAGTTCCGCCCGGCCTGGCTGAACGAAACCACCACACGTCTGGGCGAAACCGTGGCCCGTCGCCTCAATGAGGCCGCGGCGATCAACCCGGTCAACCTGGTGGCCCTGGCGCTGCTGTCCACCAGCCGCCACGCCCTCGACGAACGCGCCCTGAGCCGCGTACTGGACCTGTACCTGGCGCTGTTGCGCAAGGTGCCCTACTCGCCCCATACCACCTTGCCGGAAGGTGACGGCCTGGCGCTGATCGAGCATGTGAAAGGCATGAAGCTGCTGGCCGAACAGAAGGACGCCCTGGGCCGCATCCTTTATCTGGATGAAGCCGATGCAGTGCTGATGACCTATTACCGCAACAACGTCTTGCACATCTTCGCCCTGCCAGCCCTGCTGGCCAGCTTCTTCCTCAGCAGCTCACGCATGAGCCGCGAACTGCTGGGCCAGTATGTCAAGGCGCTGTACCCGTACTTGCAGACCGAGCTGTTCCTGCGCTGGACACCAGAACAGCTGGACGAGGTGATCGACCAGTGGCTCGCGGCACTGGTCGAACAAGGCTTGTTGCGCCAGGAAAACGATATGTACCTGCGCCCGGCTCCCAGCTCGCGCCCGTTCGTGTTGCTGACCTTGCTGGCCCGCAACATCACCCAGACCTTGCAGCGGTTCTACATGGCCACCTCGCTGCTGCTCAACAGCGGCCAACACACCTTGAGTGCCGAAGAACTGGAAGACCTCTGCGTGATGATGGCCCAGCGCCTGTCGATTCTGCATGGCCTGAATGCCCCGGAATTCTTCGACAAGGCCCTGTTCCGCCACTTCATCCAGACGTTGATCGAGCAAGGTGTGCTGCAAGCGGACGCGCAGGGCAAGCTGGGCTACCACGACAAACTTGCCGAGCTGGCCGAAGGCGTGGCCAAACGCGTGCTGTCGGCGGAACTGCGCCTGTCGATCCGCCAGGTGGCCTTGCACCGCGACGACTCCCTGGAAACTTCCACGCTCTGA
- a CDS encoding cold-shock protein — MSSRETGNVKWFNDAKGYGFIQREGGADVFVHYRAIRGEGHRTLVEGQQVEYACVQGQKGLQAEDVVGL, encoded by the coding sequence ATGTCGTCTCGTGAGACTGGGAATGTAAAGTGGTTCAACGATGCCAAGGGCTATGGCTTCATTCAGCGCGAAGGTGGTGCGGATGTGTTCGTCCACTATCGGGCGATCCGCGGTGAGGGGCATCGTACCCTGGTCGAAGGGCAGCAGGTCGAGTACGCCTGCGTGCAGGGCCAGAAAGGCCTGCAAGCCGAGGACGTAGTAGGGCTCTGA
- a CDS encoding fimbria/pilus outer membrane usher protein yields MNGGIHAAVRRCLLTLCCALPIADSRASAGATFDPELLRQRGLSAELAAYFQDAPRFTPGQHKVSLQVNGKRAGQVYAAFLEGGDLCLDAALFEAAGMQAPPVGSEHSPSGCIDLAGLYPQSELQVNPQTATVSLIVPTQALLPIGRDAGLAPYDTGGVAGLVNYDVSLLDSRAVGAKHQAWTARTELGANMGDWIVRSRQLGSYNSQTRQFVALDAYAQRTLATHAAVLQAGQIHLFNPVLSGVSVQGVQVFSEKALSHLRQRREIQGIARTQARVEVRQRNRLVYTSVVPPGPFSFESPEQADAFADLEMTVHEADGEQRHVTLPATPLSDGLSDGFQFGAGQLRDSERSPGPWALGAGWSGGLFKGVTVASGLLATEQYHASGFALGMQPWPQAQAQWTLRHSRAANGGTGLQGQFAVTQRVSDGVRANAAYGVQGRAYRDILETAEGASESARQRDQVSVGFSWSGTRAGAFSTGISQSRVRNGQPVGRGYLNWAGGIGQLSLSAGVDWQLKGAGHDGRLAYLSMSLPLGGNRRLHTSSRGARGDYRSSAVLRERVNERFSYRVGGNHDSRHQAVQSAVGASLTTGFNQAQVDYSSRGEGARVFSANLRGGALAHEQGVTFSPYPLQDTFALINVGGLAGVQLDTPGGPVQTDGKGRAVAAQVRPYSDSRVQVRTQSLPRNVEIANSLGIIRAGRGAVAQLDFQVEQTRRALLQAMRSDGQALRDGASVVNAAGSFVTTVQSGGLIFLHDYQADERYHVTLADDAGCALEFELSDRPDPDQYYESVSALCHVT; encoded by the coding sequence GTGAATGGGGGCATTCATGCGGCCGTCAGACGTTGCCTATTGACACTCTGTTGCGCTTTGCCGATAGCTGATAGCAGGGCCAGTGCAGGCGCCACTTTTGACCCTGAACTGTTGCGCCAGCGAGGTTTGAGCGCCGAGCTGGCAGCCTACTTTCAGGATGCGCCTCGCTTTACGCCAGGCCAGCACAAGGTGAGCCTGCAGGTGAATGGCAAACGTGCTGGGCAGGTTTACGCAGCGTTTCTCGAAGGGGGCGACCTGTGCCTTGATGCAGCCCTGTTCGAAGCGGCCGGCATGCAAGCACCGCCAGTGGGGAGCGAGCACTCGCCATCAGGCTGCATCGACTTGGCCGGCCTTTATCCGCAAAGCGAGCTGCAGGTAAACCCGCAGACCGCTACCGTCAGCCTGATCGTGCCCACGCAGGCGTTGTTGCCGATCGGTCGGGATGCTGGCCTTGCACCTTATGACACCGGGGGCGTGGCAGGCCTTGTTAATTATGATGTCTCGCTGCTGGACAGCCGCGCTGTGGGTGCCAAGCACCAGGCCTGGACGGCGCGCACCGAACTGGGGGCCAACATGGGTGACTGGATAGTGCGAAGCCGCCAGCTGGGCAGTTACAACAGCCAAACCAGGCAGTTCGTTGCACTGGATGCCTATGCCCAGCGTACCCTCGCAACGCACGCTGCCGTGTTGCAGGCCGGCCAGATTCACTTGTTCAACCCTGTGCTCTCGGGGGTATCGGTACAGGGTGTGCAGGTGTTTTCCGAGAAAGCGTTGAGCCACCTGCGTCAGCGGCGCGAAATCCAGGGGATTGCGCGGACCCAGGCACGGGTGGAGGTCCGTCAACGCAACCGCCTGGTTTACACAAGCGTGGTTCCGCCCGGGCCATTCTCTTTCGAGAGCCCCGAACAGGCCGATGCGTTCGCAGACCTGGAAATGACCGTGCACGAAGCCGACGGTGAGCAACGTCATGTCACCCTGCCTGCCACGCCCCTGAGTGACGGCCTGTCTGACGGCTTCCAGTTCGGGGCTGGGCAGTTGCGAGACAGCGAGCGTTCGCCTGGGCCTTGGGCCCTGGGTGCGGGGTGGAGCGGGGGCCTGTTCAAGGGGGTGACCGTGGCCAGTGGCCTGTTGGCGACCGAGCAGTATCATGCCAGCGGTTTTGCCCTTGGCATGCAACCGTGGCCGCAAGCGCAGGCACAGTGGACCTTGCGCCATTCGCGGGCCGCCAATGGCGGAACAGGTCTTCAAGGCCAGTTCGCAGTCACTCAGCGAGTGAGCGATGGCGTACGGGCCAACGCTGCTTATGGGGTGCAGGGCCGTGCCTACCGCGATATCCTCGAGACGGCGGAAGGGGCCAGCGAGTCCGCTCGACAGCGCGACCAGGTCAGTGTCGGGTTTTCCTGGAGCGGGACCAGGGCAGGTGCCTTCAGTACCGGCATCAGCCAGTCGCGCGTTCGAAATGGTCAACCTGTCGGCCGTGGTTACCTCAATTGGGCAGGGGGTATTGGCCAACTGTCGCTGTCGGCAGGTGTCGACTGGCAACTGAAGGGGGCTGGGCATGATGGCCGACTCGCCTACCTGAGCATGAGCCTGCCGCTGGGAGGGAACCGTAGGCTGCATACCTCGTCAAGGGGTGCGCGAGGTGACTACCGTTCGTCCGCGGTGTTGCGGGAGCGTGTCAACGAGCGCTTTTCCTATCGAGTGGGTGGGAACCACGACAGCCGCCATCAGGCTGTGCAATCGGCCGTGGGTGCATCGTTGACGACAGGCTTCAATCAGGCGCAAGTGGATTACTCAAGCCGTGGCGAAGGTGCCCGTGTCTTCAGTGCCAACCTGCGCGGTGGGGCGCTCGCGCATGAACAAGGGGTGACTTTTTCTCCCTACCCACTTCAGGACACGTTCGCATTGATAAACGTCGGTGGGCTGGCGGGGGTGCAACTGGATACACCTGGCGGGCCCGTGCAAACCGATGGCAAGGGCCGGGCAGTGGCCGCGCAGGTGCGGCCTTATTCCGACAGCCGGGTGCAGGTGCGCACCCAAAGCCTGCCACGCAACGTAGAAATAGCGAACAGCCTGGGCATCATTCGGGCCGGGCGCGGCGCTGTCGCCCAGCTGGACTTCCAGGTCGAGCAGACGCGTAGGGCCTTGTTGCAGGCGATGCGCAGCGACGGCCAGGCCCTGCGGGATGGGGCGTCGGTAGTGAACGCGGCGGGCAGTTTCGTCACCACGGTTCAGTCAGGCGGGCTGATCTTCTTGCATGACTACCAGGCCGATGAGCGTTATCACGTCACGTTGGCGGATGATGCGGGCTGCGCCTTGGAGTTCGAGCTCAGCGACCGCCCGGACCCGGATCAATACTACGAATCCGTCTCGGCACTTTGCCATGTGACCTGA
- the dapE gene encoding succinyl-diaminopimelate desuccinylase, with the protein MTAPAELSPTLQLACDLIRRPSVTPVDADCQAQMMNRLGAVGFQLEPMRIEDVDNFWATHGHQDGPVLCFAGHTDVVPTGPVQQWQHEPFEALIDADGMLCGRGAADMKGSLASMVVASERFVRDYPDHRGKVAFLITSDEEGPAHHGTKAVVERLKARNERLDWCIVGEPSSTTLLGDVVKNGRRGSLGAKLTVRGKQGHVAYPHLARNPIHLAAPALAELAAEHWDEGNAFFPPTSFQISNLNSGTGATNVVPGELTALFNFRFSTESTVEGLQQRVAAILDKHQLDWSVDWALSGLPFLTEPGELLDAVAASIKAVTDRDTQPSTSGGTSDGRFIATMGTQVVELGPVNATIHQVDERILASDLDLLTEIYYQTLVRLLA; encoded by the coding sequence ATGACGGCCCCTGCCGAGCTCTCGCCTACCCTTCAACTGGCCTGCGACCTGATCCGTCGCCCCTCGGTCACCCCCGTCGATGCCGACTGCCAGGCGCAGATGATGAACCGCCTGGGCGCCGTAGGTTTCCAGCTCGAACCCATGCGCATCGAGGACGTCGACAACTTCTGGGCCACCCATGGCCACCAGGACGGTCCGGTGCTGTGCTTCGCCGGCCACACCGACGTAGTGCCGACCGGCCCGGTGCAGCAGTGGCAACACGAGCCGTTTGAAGCACTGATCGATGCCGATGGCATGCTCTGCGGCCGTGGCGCTGCCGACATGAAAGGCAGCCTGGCGTCGATGGTGGTGGCCAGCGAGCGCTTCGTACGTGATTACCCTGATCACCGTGGCAAGGTCGCGTTCCTGATCACCAGCGACGAAGAAGGCCCGGCCCACCATGGCACCAAGGCTGTGGTAGAGCGCCTGAAAGCGCGCAACGAGCGCCTGGACTGGTGCATCGTCGGCGAGCCATCGAGCACTACTCTGCTCGGCGATGTGGTCAAGAACGGCCGCCGTGGCTCGCTGGGCGCCAAGCTGACCGTGCGTGGCAAGCAAGGCCATGTGGCCTACCCGCACCTGGCGCGCAACCCGATCCACCTGGCCGCCCCTGCTCTGGCAGAGCTGGCAGCCGAGCACTGGGACGAAGGCAACGCGTTCTTCCCACCGACCAGCTTCCAGATCTCCAACCTCAATTCCGGCACTGGCGCCACCAATGTGGTGCCCGGCGAGCTGACCGCGCTATTCAACTTCCGCTTCTCCACCGAGTCGACCGTCGAAGGCTTGCAGCAGCGGGTGGCGGCGATCCTCGACAAGCACCAGCTTGACTGGAGCGTTGACTGGGCGCTGTCCGGCTTGCCCTTCCTCACCGAGCCGGGCGAGTTGCTCGATGCCGTGGCGGCCAGCATCAAGGCGGTCACCGACCGTGATACACAGCCGTCCACCAGCGGCGGTACCTCGGACGGCCGTTTCATCGCCACCATGGGCACCCAGGTGGTTGAGCTCGGCCCGGTCAACGCCACCATTCACCAGGTCGATGAGCGGATCCTGGCCAGTGACCTCGACCTGCTGACCGAGATCTACTACCAGACCCTGGTCCGGTTGCTCGCCTGA
- a CDS encoding DUF4197 domain-containing protein, protein MIRSSLRFTTLCAGLLLSASALALSLGDLTQKDATGGLKDALTQGAQIAVKQLSTPGGFNNNPDVRIELPGNLGKAAKAMKMFGKGDQVDALETSMNKAAEAAVPQAQAILVDAVKKMSVTDAKGILSGGDDSATQYLNKSSREQIRAKFLPIVKQATDKVGLAQQYNSFAGQAVALGVVDAKSASIENYVTEKALDGLFEMIGKQEQSIRQNPAEAATSLAKKVFGVL, encoded by the coding sequence ATGATCCGCTCCTCCCTGCGCTTCACCACCCTCTGCGCCGGCCTGCTGCTGTCGGCCAGCGCCCTGGCCCTGTCGCTGGGCGACCTGACCCAGAAGGACGCCACCGGTGGCCTGAAAGACGCCCTGACCCAAGGCGCGCAAATTGCCGTCAAGCAACTGAGCACCCCTGGCGGCTTCAACAACAACCCGGATGTGCGCATCGAACTGCCGGGCAACCTCGGCAAGGCCGCCAAGGCCATGAAGATGTTCGGCAAGGGTGATCAGGTCGACGCGCTGGAAACCAGCATGAACAAAGCCGCTGAGGCTGCCGTGCCACAAGCACAGGCAATCCTGGTCGATGCCGTCAAGAAGATGAGCGTGACCGATGCCAAGGGCATCCTCAGCGGTGGCGACGACTCGGCCACCCAGTACCTGAACAAGAGCAGCCGCGAACAGATCCGCGCCAAGTTCCTGCCCATCGTCAAGCAAGCCACCGACAAGGTGGGCCTGGCCCAGCAGTACAACAGCTTTGCCGGGCAGGCGGTGGCATTGGGCGTGGTCGACGCCAAAAGCGCCAGCATCGAAAACTACGTGACCGAGAAGGCGCTGGACGGCCTGTTCGAGATGATTGGCAAGCAGGAGCAGAGCATTCGCCAGAACCCGGCCGAGGCGGCTACCAGCTTGGCCAAGAAGGTATTTGGCGTGCTGTGA
- a CDS encoding YbaY family lipoprotein yields the protein MKKLFMLCCASLLAACSSHTPSTQASLDGEVFYLQRIALPPAATLSVSLQDVSLMDAPAVPLASQAGPIKGNVPLPFHLTYDPAQVKPGHRYAVSARIELDGKLLFINTEHHGVKLDGSDPQPVRIKVDPVR from the coding sequence ATGAAAAAGCTCTTTATGCTGTGTTGTGCATCCCTGCTCGCAGCCTGCTCCAGCCACACCCCGTCGACCCAGGCTAGCCTGGATGGCGAAGTCTTCTACCTGCAGCGCATCGCCCTGCCCCCTGCCGCCACCCTGAGCGTGAGCTTGCAGGACGTGTCGCTGATGGACGCACCGGCAGTGCCCCTGGCCAGCCAGGCCGGCCCGATCAAAGGCAACGTGCCGCTGCCGTTCCACCTCACCTACGACCCAGCCCAGGTCAAGCCTGGCCACCGCTATGCGGTCAGCGCGCGTATCGAGCTGGACGGCAAACTGCTGTTCATCAACACCGAACACCACGGCGTGAAGCTCGACGGCAGCGACCCGCAGCCCGTGCGGATCAAAGTCGATCCGGTTCGCTGA
- a CDS encoding putative RNA methyltransferase: MLACPLCQAALSRLDNGVVCPAGHRFDRARQGYLNLLPVQHKNSRDPGDNQAMVEARRDFLDAGHYAPVARRLAELAAERQPGAWLDIGCGEGYYTAQLAHALPDADGYALDISREAVKRACRRDSSVTWMVASMARVPLADASCQFIASVFSPLDWDEAKRLLSPGGGLMRVGPTSGHLMELREVLYDEVRPYADDKHLALVPEGMAHVHSETLEFRLSLVAPKARADLLAMTPHGWRASAEKRAQVIDQPEPFEVTVSMRYDYFVRQD; encoded by the coding sequence ATGCTTGCCTGCCCCCTCTGCCAGGCAGCCCTGTCGCGGCTCGACAACGGCGTGGTGTGCCCTGCCGGCCACCGCTTCGACCGCGCCCGCCAGGGGTACCTGAACCTGCTGCCAGTGCAGCACAAGAACAGCCGTGACCCCGGTGACAATCAGGCCATGGTCGAGGCCCGACGCGACTTCCTCGACGCCGGCCACTACGCCCCGGTGGCCCGTCGCCTGGCCGAGCTGGCCGCCGAGCGCCAGCCTGGCGCCTGGCTGGACATCGGCTGCGGTGAAGGTTATTACACCGCGCAGCTCGCCCACGCCCTGCCCGACGCCGACGGCTACGCCCTGGACATCTCGCGCGAAGCGGTCAAACGCGCCTGTCGGCGTGATTCGTCGGTGACCTGGATGGTCGCCAGCATGGCCCGCGTCCCCCTGGCAGACGCCAGCTGCCAGTTCATCGCCAGCGTGTTCAGCCCGCTGGACTGGGACGAAGCCAAACGGCTGCTCAGCCCCGGCGGTGGCCTGATGCGGGTCGGCCCGACCAGCGGCCACCTGATGGAGCTGCGCGAAGTGCTCTACGATGAAGTGCGTCCGTACGCCGACGACAAGCACCTGGCCCTGGTGCCGGAAGGCATGGCCCATGTGCACAGCGAAACCCTCGAGTTCCGCCTGAGCCTGGTTGCGCCCAAGGCACGTGCCGACCTGCTGGCCATGACCCCACACGGCTGGCGCGCCAGCGCCGAAAAACGGGCACAGGTGATCGACCAGCCCGAGCCGTTCGAGGTCACGGTTTCCATGCGTTATGACTATTTCGTGCGCCAAGACTGA